In Anas acuta chromosome 5, bAnaAcu1.1, whole genome shotgun sequence, a single window of DNA contains:
- the WEE1 gene encoding wee1-like protein kinase, which produces MSFLSVQQAAPPRRVSVRRAAAPIRQKLLFLGGHSDCEEEEEDEEEEGGSSGNSTGEDSAFQEADSPLSVARTPARGGPPLLEEEEEEEEEMEPAAAPLPDEGDSWEEEGFGSSPVKSPGAYFMAGSPSPPPPHKGRRSGGRSPPHLAAGGCRRRGGEPGSPLPEYPGTPPHKTFRKLRLFDTPHTPKSLLSKAQGLGSSSVKLRGGSLFMNVGKLEKRDSDIRQTPHVNINPFTPDSMFLHNSEGQCRRRKRTHWNDSCGEDMEASDGELEDETIRPAKRITITESNMKSRYATEFHELEKIGSGEFGSVFKCVKRLDGCIYAIKRSKKPLAGSVDEQNALREVYAHAVLGQHSHVVRYYSAWAEDDHMLIQNEYCNGGSLADAISENYRNMRYFTEPELKDLLLQVARGLKYIHSMSLVHMDIKPSNIFISRTSVPSTTSEEGDDDEWSSDRVIFKIGDLGHVTRVSSPQVEEGDSRFLANEVLQENYTHLPKADIFALALTVVCAAGAEPLPTNGDQWHEIRQGKLPRIPQVLSQELLDLLKVMINPDPEKRPSAVALVKHSVLLSAAKKSAEQLRIELNAEKFKNSLLQKELKKAQMAKAAAEERALFTDRMTTRSTTQNRPSRLIGKKMNRSVSLTIY; this is translated from the exons aTGAGCTTCCTCAGCGTGCAGCAGGCGGCGCCGCCGCGGCGGGTGTCGGTGCGGCGGGCGGCAGCCCCGATCCGGCAGAAGCTGCTGTTCCTCGGCGGCCACAGCGactgcgaggaggaggaggaggacgaggaggaggagggcggcaGCAGCGGCAACAGCACCGGCGAGGACTCGGCCTTCCAGGAGGCGGACTCGCCGCTCTCGGTGGCTCGCACCCCGGCGCGGGGCGGCCCGcccctgctggaggaggaggaggaggaggaggaggagatggagccCGCGGCGGCGCCGCTGCCGGACGAGGGGGACTCgtgggaggaggaaggcttCGGCTCCTCGCCCGTCAAGTCGCCCGGCGCCTACTTCATGGCCGGCTCGCCCTCGCCGCCGCCCCCCCACAAGGGCCGGCGCTCCGGGGGCCGCTCCCCCCCGCACCTGGCGGCGGGCGGctgccggcggcggggcggggagccCGGCTCGCCGCTGCCCGAGTACCCCGGCACGCCGCCCCACAAGACGTTCCGCAAGCTGCGCCTCTTCGACACGCCGCACACCCCCAAG agttTGCTCTCCAAAGCACAAGGACTAGGTTCCAGCTCAGTCAAACTTCGAGGGGGCTCTCTATTTATGAATGTTGGGAAGTTGGAGAAGCGAGATTCTGATATCAGACAAACACCTCATGTGAACATTAATCCCTTCACTCCCGATTCCATGTTCCTTCACAACTCTGAAGGACAGTGTCGGAGGAGAAAGAGAACGCACTGGAACGA CTCTTGCGGAGAAGACATGGAAGCAAGCGATGGAGAGCTTGAAGATGAAACTATCAGACCTGCTAAG AGGATCACAATAACAGAAAGTAATATGAAGTCACGGTATGCCACCGAATTTCATGAGTTGGAGAAGATTGGATCCGGTGAATTTGGCTCTGTGTTTAAATGTGTAAAGAGACTTGATGGCTGTATTTACGCTATAAAGCGATCTAAGAAACCCTTAGCTGGCTCGGTGGACGA GCAAAATGCTTTAAGAGAGGTATATGCACATGCAGTTCTGGGGCAGCATTCACATGTAGTAAGATACTACTCTGCATGGGCAGAAGATGATCATATGCTCATACAAAATGAATATTGCAATG GTGGCAGTTTAGCAGATGCCATAAGTGAAAATTACAGGAATATGCGTTATTTTACTGAGCCAGAGCTGAAGGACCTACTACTTCAGGTGGCTCGAGGCTTAAAGTACATTCATTCGATGTCCCTGGTACACATGGATATTAAACCTA GTAACATCTTCATATCCAGGACATCAGTCCCAAGTACGACTTCAGAAGAAGGAGATGATGATGAGTGGTCATCTGATAGAGTCATATTTAAAATAG GTGACCTTGGTCATGTAACTCGAGTATCTAGTCCACAAGTGGAGGAAGGCGATAGCCGTTTTCTTGCAAATGAAGTCCTACAAGAG aactacACTCATTTGCcaaaagcagatatttttgcTCTTGCTCTGACTgttgtctgtgctgctggggctgaacCGCTTCCAACTAATGGGGACCAATGGCATGAAATTCGACAAGGAAAACTACCAAGAATACCACAAGTGCTTTCTCAAGAATTACTAGATCTATTAAAA gtTATGATTAATCCTGATCCAGAGAAAAGACCTTCAGCTGTGGCACTAGTCAAGCATTCAGTACTGCTCTCTGCTGCAAAAAAGagtgcagagcagctgaggatagaactgaatgctgaaaaattcaaaaactcactcttgcagaa AGAGCTGAAGAAGGCACAGATGGCGAAGGCCGCAGCCGAGGAACGAGCACTGTTCACTGACAGAATGACAACTAGATCTACAACACAAAATAGACCATCTCGACtcattggaaagaaaatgaaccgCTCAGTTAGTCTTACTATATACTGA